From a single Lolium rigidum isolate FL_2022 chromosome 7, APGP_CSIRO_Lrig_0.1, whole genome shotgun sequence genomic region:
- the LOC124670617 gene encoding tRNA-dihydrouridine(20/20a) synthase-like: MRSAARHALLPSLLPSNPGAFFLRSHPGRLLPHAHGVRPCRAASSLPAGEYLPPLFSVAPMMDWTDNNYRTLARLISKHAWLYTEMVVAETIVHQKDSLDKFLAFPAEQHPIVLQIGGSNLDNLAKATELASGYSYDEINLNCGCPSGKVAGHGCFGARLMYDPEFVGDAMSAIAANCDVPVSVKCRIGVDDHDSYQELCEFVDTVVSKSPTRHFIIHARKALLNGLSPAENRKIPPLKYEYYYALLRDFPEVQFTLNGGLTSIDQVSASIRQGAHRVMVGRAAYNNPWNMLGHVDSEIYGVTTGCSSRRQILENYQVYGDSVIVQYGISKPNVRQLVKPLLHLFHSEPGNGLWKRKADSTLRHCKTLAQFLEETLDAVPDSVLDAPISRETSMEEAYFAHVDSLMPPRYTKLANGSYESPALVTAST; encoded by the exons ATGAGGTCCGCCGCGAGGCACGCCCTGCTCCCGTCGCTACTGCCGAGCAACCCCGGCGCCTTCTTCCTTCGCAGCCATCCCGGTCGGCTCCTGCCACACGCTCACGGCGTGCGGCCGTGTCGCGCCGCGAGCTCTCTGCCCGCCGGGGAGTACCTTCCTCCCTTGTTCAG cgtggcgccgatgatggactgGACGGACAACAACTACAGGACGCTCGCGCGGCTGATTTCGAAGCACGCCTGGTTGTACACGGAGATGGTCGTCGCCGAGACCATTGTGCACCAGAAAGATAGCTTG GACAAATTTTTAGCATTTCCTGCTGAACAGCATCCTATTGTCTTGCAAATTGGTGGAAGCAATCTTGACAATTTGGCGAAGGCCACTGAACTAGCAAGTGGTTATTCATATGATGAGATCAACCTGAA TTGTGGTTGCCCCAGCGGCAAAGTTGCTGGTCATGGTTGCTTTGGTGCTCGCTTAATGTATGATCCAGAG TTTGTAGGGGATGCTATGTCAGCTATTGCTGCCAATTGTGATGTCCCTGTTAGCGTGAAATGCAGAATTGGAGTTGACGATCATGACTCCTACCAAGAGCTTT GTGAATTTGTAGATACGGTTGTTTCAAAGTCACCAACTAGGCATTTTATCATTCATGCCCGGAAGGCATTGCTCAATGGTCTCAGTCCTGCGGAGAATCGGAAGATTCCTCCTTTAAA GTATGagtattattatgctttattgcgGGACTTCCCAGAGGTACAGTTTACACTAAATGGAGGCCTAACGAGTATTGATCAA GTTAGTGCATCCATAAGACAAGGTGCCCATCGAGTTATGGTTGGTCGTGCTGCTTACAATAA TCCATGGAATATGCTCGGGCATGTGGATAGTGAAATTTACGGCGTGACAACAGGTTGCTCTTCACGTCGTCAG atccttgagaactaccaagttTATGGTGATTCTGTAATAGTACAGTATGGCATCAGCAAACCAAACGTGAGGCAACTTGTTAAG CCGTTGCTACATTTGTTCCACTCAGAACCTGGCAACGGTTTGTGGAAGCGTAAGGCTGATTCAACATTGCGTCATTGCAAG ACACTTGCACAATTCTTGGAGGAAACTCTTGATGCCGTTCCAGACTCTGTCCTTGACGCACCGATATCGAGAGAGACGTCCATGGAGGAAGCATACTTCGCCCATGTGGATTCTTTAATGCCGCCAAGATACACAAAACTGGCAAACGGCAGCTATGAAAGCCCGGCACTCGTAACCGCATCTACTTGA